A window of Longispora fulva contains these coding sequences:
- a CDS encoding 3-dehydroquinate synthase family protein, producing MRRRVPVSLGDRSYEVVIGAGVRSSLASVIEGLGASRTVVVSARPREWVPDTGVETSFVPAQDGEAAKTLGTVEALCREFARFGLTRRDAVVSCGGGTTTDVVGLAAALYHRGVAVVHLPTSLLAQVDASVGGKTAVNLPTGKNLIGAYWQPSAVLCDTDYLSTLPGREMRSGLGEIARCHFIGAGDLRGLPLLEQITASVALKASVVAADERDAGLRHVLNYGHTLGHALETATGFALRHGEAVAIGTVFAGHLAGALGRIDERRVAEHREVVEHYGLPTAVPTGIEVADLVRSMRQDKKALAGLAFTLDGPDGAELVRDVPEEIVVRVLDRMPRQPLAELTSG from the coding sequence GTGCGGCGACGAGTTCCGGTGAGTCTGGGGGACCGTTCCTACGAGGTGGTGATCGGGGCCGGCGTGCGCTCGTCGCTGGCCTCCGTCATCGAGGGGCTGGGGGCGAGCCGCACGGTCGTCGTCTCCGCCCGTCCCCGGGAATGGGTGCCGGACACCGGCGTCGAGACGTCGTTCGTGCCGGCCCAGGACGGTGAGGCGGCCAAGACCCTGGGCACCGTGGAGGCGCTGTGCCGTGAGTTCGCGCGCTTCGGGCTGACCCGGCGGGACGCGGTCGTCTCCTGCGGCGGCGGCACCACCACGGACGTCGTCGGCCTCGCGGCGGCGCTCTACCACCGCGGCGTCGCCGTGGTGCACCTGCCGACGTCGCTGCTCGCCCAGGTGGACGCGAGCGTCGGCGGCAAGACCGCGGTCAACCTGCCGACGGGCAAGAACCTGATCGGCGCGTACTGGCAGCCCAGTGCCGTGCTGTGCGACACCGACTACCTGTCGACCCTGCCCGGCCGCGAGATGCGCAGCGGGCTCGGCGAGATCGCCCGGTGCCACTTCATCGGGGCCGGTGACCTGCGCGGCCTGCCGCTGCTCGAGCAGATCACGGCCAGCGTCGCGCTGAAGGCCAGCGTGGTCGCGGCGGACGAACGCGACGCGGGACTCCGGCACGTGCTCAACTACGGGCACACGCTCGGACACGCGCTCGAGACGGCCACCGGCTTCGCCCTGCGCCACGGTGAGGCGGTCGCCATCGGAACGGTCTTCGCCGGCCACCTCGCCGGCGCGCTGGGCCGCATCGACGAGCGGCGGGTGGCGGAGCACCGGGAGGTCGTGGAGCACTACGGTCTGCCCACCGCCGTGCCCACGGGCATCGAGGTCGCCGACCTCGTCAGGAGCATGCGGCAGGACAAGAAGGCCCTCGCCGGCCTGGCGTTCACCCTGGACGGCCCCGACGGCGCGGAGCTGGTCCGCGATGTGCCCGAGGAGATCGTGGTGCGGGTCCTGGACCGGATGCCCCGTCAGCCGCTGGCGGAGCTGACATCCGGCTGA
- a CDS encoding helix-turn-helix transcriptional regulator produces the protein MIDRRREQIIGDETRAYMSSNCITTGILTQARASWRSGDLGAGISYAKAAALANCDRCQEPCALYARLQQALFFALIRRIDEARQILDEVTANPAIRDDPKFTAITTLVEAKITLVNGDLVDAAAQSEIGLQLANEVGLTAWTPLGNLILATTALRRGELSTSIYYANRLKEDAVFGREMLSAGQSAWIVIQVTEAEKGREHAAMLARELLESEATTRSLLTDEPSAIPWLVRLMISHRRPDLARYGVRLSERLAAENPDVPEIAAAALHGAGLLEEDIDMLRRAADMHTDPWGRALAVEDIGMLLAEGREGCPEAVENLELAMRSYAEMGSLRDSSRVRSGLRCINANPQSQARFWPSSGIPGLTDTEYAVAKLVSNGLTNGQAANQMFLSRHTVAFHLRKIFQKIGVKSRLELAVMWNELAADAGNVRARSGVGESGAPSTRDDDLSKLIPRQLRAG, from the coding sequence TTGATCGACCGACGACGTGAGCAGATTATCGGTGATGAAACCCGTGCATATATGTCATCAAACTGCATAACCACAGGAATTCTTACACAGGCTCGTGCGAGCTGGCGGTCCGGAGATCTCGGGGCAGGGATTTCGTACGCGAAGGCCGCGGCCCTCGCGAACTGCGATAGGTGCCAGGAACCCTGCGCGCTCTACGCCCGACTGCAACAGGCGCTGTTCTTCGCCCTGATCCGGCGCATTGACGAGGCGCGGCAGATCCTCGATGAGGTGACGGCCAACCCGGCAATTCGCGACGATCCGAAGTTCACAGCTATTACGACGCTGGTGGAAGCGAAGATCACGCTGGTAAATGGCGATCTCGTCGACGCGGCGGCGCAATCGGAAATCGGCCTGCAACTCGCGAACGAGGTCGGCCTGACGGCGTGGACGCCACTGGGCAACCTCATCCTGGCGACGACGGCACTGCGGCGCGGTGAACTATCGACCAGTATCTACTATGCCAATCGACTCAAAGAGGACGCGGTATTCGGGCGCGAAATGCTGTCCGCCGGCCAATCCGCGTGGATCGTCATTCAGGTCACCGAGGCGGAGAAGGGTCGCGAGCACGCCGCGATGCTCGCCCGGGAGCTGCTCGAGTCGGAGGCGACCACCCGTTCGCTCCTCACCGACGAGCCTTCGGCCATTCCGTGGCTCGTGCGGCTCATGATCAGCCATCGTCGACCGGACCTGGCCAGGTACGGGGTCCGTCTCTCCGAGAGGCTCGCCGCCGAGAATCCCGATGTCCCCGAGATAGCCGCCGCGGCACTGCACGGGGCGGGGCTGTTGGAGGAGGACATCGACATGCTCCGCAGGGCCGCCGACATGCACACCGACCCCTGGGGGCGCGCGCTGGCGGTCGAGGACATCGGCATGCTCCTGGCCGAGGGGCGCGAGGGCTGCCCCGAGGCGGTGGAGAATCTCGAGTTGGCGATGCGCTCGTATGCTGAGATGGGTTCGCTCCGCGATTCCTCCCGCGTCCGCAGTGGCCTGCGGTGCATCAACGCCAATCCGCAGTCGCAGGCCAGATTCTGGCCGTCCAGCGGCATTCCGGGCCTGACCGACACTGAGTACGCGGTGGCGAAGCTGGTCTCGAACGGCCTCACCAACGGGCAGGCCGCGAATCAGATGTTCCTGTCCCGGCACACCGTGGCGTTCCATCTTCGCAAGATCTTCCAGAAGATCGGCGTCAAGTCGCGGCTCGAGCTGGCGGTCATGTGGAACGAGCTGGCCGCGGACGCCGGTAACGTCCGTGCGCGGAGCGGGGTCGGCGAGTCCGGCGCACCGTCCACTCGAGACGATGACCTGTCGAAGCTGATTCCCCGGCAGCTCCGCGCGGGGTGA